The region CTCGATCCGAACGACCTCGAGCGCGGGTACGACGATAGTCCGTACACGCCGATCGAGCCGTCGTTCAAAGCGCCGTTCGAAGATCAGTAACGTCGGTGAAGCCGCGTTCGGAATCGCGTTTTTCGTTTTTGCCGCGAGAGAATCGTTCCGTCTCCACCGAACTCGAGTTTCGGAACAAGAGCACTCGTCGCAGAGCGTTCTCGGTCGTCGAGTCGGTGACGGTCAGTCGTCACATTTGTGGCCCCTCCGCTCACGCGAAACGAGATGGTCTCGACAATCTCACTATCCCGGGACACCGTTTCTCGGTAGTGGCCCTAGCACACTCGGATTCGGCTGACTGAGAAGCGAGAGTCTGGAACGAAACCCGTCGGTGGGGTCGCTCAGCACAGCAATCGCTGGACAGGGTGGTGATGGGACGGCCCGCCTTAGGTGACCGAGCGAAAGTGATTCGACAGCGGTCGTATTCCGCTATTTCGGCTGTCCCTGGAGCCCCAATATCCACTTTCGCTCTACTCATGGCTCGGGTTCATACCCTCGAGAATCCTCTAGATAGCGAGGCGAACGAGATGAGCAACCACCCTCAAACAGAGACGACTGCACTCCGTTCCTCCGAACGCGATCGACTACGAGTTTCGGTTCTTCGGGTGAGAACATGACGGAACGCGAATCGACGGGAAACAGCGCTGATCTCACAGAAGCCTCGAGTTCCGCAGAGACGGGACCGGCCAACACGAGTCGGAACCAATCGTCGGCGAGGGCCCGCGAAGACCGGCCTCGAAATCGCTCCGCCGGTGAGAAGGCCGATGGTACCTTCGATAGCGAACCGACGGTCGAGAGCGTCCCATTGGCAATTGAGACCAGCGGTCTCCGCAAACACTTCGGCGAGACGAAAGCCGTCGACGGAATCGACCTGAGCGTTCCCGCCGGCAGAATTTACGGGCTTTTGGGACCGAATGGCGCGGGGAAGACGACCACGATCCGCATGCTCGCGACGTTGTTGCGCCCCGACGCCGGATCGGCGAGGGTACTCGGTCACGACGTCGTGAGCGACGCCGATTCAGTGCGATCCAGAGTGAGCCTGACCGGCCAGTTCGCGTCGGTGGACGAGGATCTCACTGGGAACGAGAACCTCCTCCTGTTGGCTCGGTTGTTGGGCTACTCGAGGTCGCGAGCCAAGGAACGAACTGCCGAACTGATCGACGCCTTCGGCCTGACCGAGGCGGCGACGCGTCAGGTGAAAACGTACTCCGGCGGCATGCGACGACGACTCGACATCGCGGCGAGCATCGTCGTCACCCCGGATTTGCTCTTCCTCGACGAACCGACGACCGGACTCGATCCCCGAAACCGAAATCAGGTCTGGGACATTATCCGAGCTCTCGTCAACAACGGGACGACGGTGCTCCTGACCACGCAGTACCTCGACGAGGCCGACTACCTGGCGGATCGAATCGCCGTCATCGACGCCGGAAAGATCATCGCCGAGGGAACGCCGAGCGAACTCAAGTCCTCGGTCGGATCGGGCGTACTGAACGTCCGATTACGCGATTCTGAGCGAAGGGCGGACGCCAAACGGTTGCTCGCCGACGTACTCGAAACACCCATCGAACTCGAGTCCGATCCGGCGGCGCTGTCGGCGCGAATTTCCGACGCCGAAAACGCTGCGAACGCGTTCGCGGTACTCTCTCGATCCGGGATCGAGGTAACCGATTTCGCGCTCGGTCAGCCGAGTCTCGACGAGGTTTTCCTCGCACTGACCAATCGTCCGGCGACCGGCGAATCGACCGACGGAGGTAATTCTCGATGACGACCTCGAGCGAGCCCGACGAGGCGGACGTCGAGATGCTCCGATCGGCAGTGGCGACCGGTGAGCGGCCGGACGGACCGAACGCCGTCTCCTCGTCGCTCACGTTCGGCTGGCGGGCGTTGTTGAAGATCAAGCACGTCCCCGAACAGCTGTTCGACGTGACCGTCTTCCCGATCATGTTCCTGTTGATGTTCACGTACCTGTTCGGCGGGGCGCTCGCCGGTTCGACGGGCGCGTATCTGCAGGATCTCCTGCCGGGTATCCTCGCGATGACGGTCGTATTCATCACGATCTACACGGGCGTCACGCTGAACAACGACATCGACAAGGGCGTCTTCGATCGGTTCCGGACGCTACCAATCTGGCAACCGTCGGTCATCGTCGGCGCGCTGCTCGGCGATGCGGTCCGGTATACGATCGCGTCGACGCTCGTGATCGTCCTCGGTCTGGTACTCGGGTTCCGTCCGGAAGGCGGTGTAGTTGGAGTGCTGGCGGCGGTCACATTGTTGCTCGTCTTTTCCTTTAGCCTGTCGTGGATCTGGACCGCACTCGGGTTCGTCATGCGCTCGCCCGAGTCGCTCATGGGCGTGAGCATGATGATCCTGTTCCCGCTCACGTTCGTCAGCAACGTGTTCGTCGACCCCGAAACGATGCCAGGTTGGCTCGAGGCGTTCGTCGAAATCAACCCCGTCAGTCACCTCGTGACGGCGATGCGCGGGTTGATGCACGGCACTGCGACGGCCGGAGAGATCGGCATCGTGTTGGCCATGTCCGTCGTACTCGTCGTCGTCTTCGGCCCGATCACCATGTACCTCTTCCGAACGTCGACGTAACTCCCCGCCGTCCGATCGTTTTCGGCGGCGCAGTTGTGATGGCGTCAGGAACTTTCGTCGGGGCGGATCGCTCCGTCTTCGGAAAGCGAGGGGTGTGACTCACTCGAGCATGAATTCTTCCAAAAAGTCGTACACTCGAGTCATGTCGCTGTCGAAGCCTTTCTTCGTCTTCGCGTAGCCCGCGAGGTCGCGGGTGAGGTGACCGAGGAGCATCGGGACCTGTTGTTCGCCCGCGAATTCCGAGAGCAGCCGCATGTCCTTCTCCATGAGGCCGATTTTGAAGCCCATATCGTACTCGCCGGTGAGCACGTAGTTCGGAATCTTGTCCTGATTCGCGCTGTTTCTCCCGCTGGAGACGCTGAAGACGTCGACGAGCGTCTGTCTGTCGAGGCCCGCTGCGTCGCCGAGGATCACCGCCTCGGAGGTCGCCAGCAGCGCGATGTTCGAGAGGTAATTGTTGAGGAGTTTGACCGCGTGACCGTGGCCGACGCCGTCGCCGACGTGGAAGATGTCCGAGCCGATGACTTCGAAGAGCGGTTCACACGCCTCGAAGACCGCCTCGTCGCCGCCGACGATGATCGACAGCGTTCCGGCATTCGCACCGGAGGACCCGCCGCTGACGGGCGCACCCAACACGTCGATATCCCGGTCACTGAGTCGGTCTTCGATCGCTTCCGTCGTCCCCGGCGTCGAGGTGGTGAGATCGACGAGGATCGTCCCCTCCTCGAGGTCGGCTTCGATTTCCTCGACGACCGCGTCGACGTTGTCCGGACCCGGAAGCGAGAGGAAGACGACCTCCGCGCCCTCGACTGCGTCCGCGGTGGACGTCGCCGCCGTCGCGCCGGCGTCGGCGATTGCCTCGAGTGCGTCGTCGTCGAGGTCGTACGCCGTTAGGTCGTGGCCCGCCGAAACCAGGTTTTTCGCCATCGGTCCGCCCATCGAGCCGAGTCCGATGAATCCAAGAGAAGACACATCCGTGTATCTCGCGACCATCGCAAAACTGTTTGGGACGGGAGTCTGTCGATCGGTTCGCTCGACGAGCAGCGCTCGGATCGACTGAAAGGGATGTGGTTTCGAGGGTTATACGTGCTCGTCGAGGAAGTCGACGATCTCAGTATAGGCTTCGATCCGGTTCTCGAGTTTCGAGAAGCCGTGGCCCTCGTCGTCGAAGATGAGCGTGCGAACGGGGACGCCCTGTTCGGCCGCCTGCTCGGCGATCTGTTCGGCTTCACCGACGGGCACGCGCGGGTCGTTCTCGCCGTGGAGGACGAACAACGGCGAATCGATGTGTTCGACGTTGTTGATCGGCGAAATCTTCTCGAGGAACTCGCGGTCCTCGGCGAGGCTGCCGTACTCGGCCTCTCGAAGCTCTCGACGCCAGTCTCCGGTGTTCTCGAGGAACGTGACGAAGTTCGCGATGCCGACGACGTCGATGCCGGCGGCCCACAGGTCGGGGTACTCGGTCAGCGACGCGAGCACCATGAACCCGCCGTAGGAGCCACCCTTCGCGACGATTCGGTCGGAGTCGACTGCGGGATGGTCCTGGAGCCACTCGACGCAGGCCTCGATATCAGCGACGGAATCCATCCGCTTTTCGACGTCGTCGAGGGCAGCGTACTCAGCGCCGTAGCCCGCCGACCCGCGGACGTTCGGCTCGAAGTAGGCGTAACCCCGATCGAGGAAGTACTGCTTGACGCTCGAGAAAGAGGGGCGACGTTGGCTCTCGGGGCCGCCGTGGATGTCGACGATAACCGGCGTGGTCCCCTCCTCTCGGTCGTCGGGGAGTGTCAGAAAGCCAGGTACCTCCAATCCGTCGAAACTCTCGACGTGGACGAGATCGGACGCGTCGAACGTCTCTCGAGGAATTCCGGCCGTCGGGGCGTCGGTCCAGCGCTCTGTCTCGCCGGTTTCGATATCGACGACGAAGACGTTCGTGTTGACCGTGTCGCCGCTGGTCGAGAGCGCGAAGCGTTCCGCGTCGGGGTCGAAGCTGACGCCGCCCGCGATCCCGCCCAGCAGGTCGGGTTCCGGGAACGTCTCGAACGCGGTCGGATCGTTCGCGTCGAACTCGCCGACCGTCAGTTCGGTGTAGCCCTCGACGTTTCGCGAGTAAACGAACCGGCCCGTCTCGTCGTCGAGCGCGATGCCGTCGACGTTCCACTCTCCTCCCTCGACGACCGTCTCGAGGCCGCCCGTCTTCGAGTCGCTTCCCGACTCGCGCTCGAGGTCGAGATACGCCAGATACAGCGTGTCCGCGTCGCCCTCGTCGGTGACGAGGTAGAGTCCAGTTCCGTCGGGTGCCCAACTGGCGCTCTGGTATCGGACGTTACCCTCGTGGGGTGTCAGGTGCTCGAGTTCGGGTTCCTCAGCTTCGAGGTCGAGCACGTAGAGGTCCTGATCGAAGTTCGAGTACGCCTGCGAGACGAGCAGCCGCGAATCGTCGGGGCTCCACCCCGAAAGCGAGAGCCAGCCGTCGCCTTCGTAGACGAGCGTCGCCTCGTCACCCGTCTCCGTCCGATCCTGAACGTAGATGTCGAAAACCGACTCGTCGCGTCGGTTCGAGGCGAACGCGAATCGCTCGCCGTCGTGGCTCCAGCCACCCCAGCGGTGTTTCGCGTCCGGCTTGGCCGTGAGGTTCGTGATCTCGCCGGTGTCGGCGTCCAATTTGAATAGCTGCGCACGTTCGTTGCCGCCTTCGTCCATCCCAAAGACTACTTCCGGACGCTCCGGCGACCACGACGCGAACGTTACGCGTTCGTCGTAGAACGTCCGTTGCTCGGGCCAGGCCCGGGGCTCCTCGAGCGTCCAGAGCTGGCCGGTTCCGGTCGTGTTCATCAGAAACGAGAGGCACTCGCCGTCGGGGCTAAAGGACGCGCCGTACGCGCTGCGGATGTTGAGGTAGCGTTCGATCTCGTAGCTGCCCATACACCCCACACTTCCTTCGACGCGGTAGTGGTTTTGGTTGCCACCCCGCTGCGAGGGCGAGTGCGAAGCGTTCGCTGGCTCCTACTGGTCGACCAGTAATACCGGCTTCAGTCGGAACTGCACAGTGTACGTGAACGATACTCGAGCGAACCGATCCGTCCGAGTGGTTTCGGAACGGGTAACAAAGCGTCTCGAGTCACCCAGAGAAGAGTGATGGACGATACGGGCGAGAGACGGGACGAAAGCGACAGCGATCGATCGACGGCAGCCGTCCTGATCACCGTGGTGGTCGTCCTCGTCGCGTTCGGGTTGACGATGGCGATCGTGGGGGCCGGATTTTCACCCGGCGACGGCTCTCCGGAGACGAACAGCAGCGACGAAAATCCGATAGACGGCGGTGAGGACGACTCCGAGGACGAACCGGTCGACCTCGAGGAGGAACTCGAGAACGTTACGGACGACGAGAACGGCACCGACGGGCTGGATAGCGTCGGTATCGACGACGACGCGGACAACGAGACTGACGACAACGCGGACACGGACGGGAACGAGACCGACGACGATGACGCAGACGATGCACTCGAGGAGGAGAGCGATGACGATGCCGAGGATGACGCAGACGACGCGGACGAGGAAGATGCTGACGACGTGGACGGAGATGAGACGGACGACGGCGACACCGATGCATCGGACGATGACGCGGACGATGATGCCGACGCAGACGATGGTGACGACGCGGACGACGACCAGGCCGACAGCGTCGACGTGGAAGACGACGATGACGCTGACGAGGACCAGAGCATTCTCGATCGTGTGACGGAGTTCTTCACCGATACGTTCTCATTCGGTGACACGGAGTAACCGATCGTCGGACGCGTCGCGTTGGCTGTAAGACCCGTCGTGGGTGGAACGAAGCACCGTCGTCGTGAGCGAACAGTCCAAAAGAAGTGACTTTTTATCCCACCGCTGCGTCCCGCGACACATGCAGATTGCGTTCGTCTCGATCGAGACGGTTCACCACCACGACACCGAGACGAACCAGCGGTGCCAGACCGTTCTTGAGGTGCTTCGCGATCACGGACACGACGTTCACTGCTTTTGTGCGAGGTTTTGGGACGACGAATCTCCCTCGCTCGAGCGAGACGACGTCACGTATCACGCCGTCACAGACGACGTAGAGTCGCGGCGGTCGTTTTGCCTTCGGTTGCCGTTCGATCTGGCGGCTGCAAGTCCGGACGTCGTCCACGCGAGCGCTCGGCCGCCTACGACCGTGCTCGCCGCCGCGGGTGGGGCGACGCTCGCACGGACACCCCTGCTCGTCGAGTGGTACGGCGACGACGGCGTCGACGACGAGCAGTGGACCCGACGGGCGACCAAGCGCGGCGACCGACTGATCACCCCATCCGAACTCGTCGCGACGTGGGTCCGGGAGCGAGGAGGCGACGGCGACTGCGTCGAGACGATTCCGAACCCAATCGACATCGACCGAATTCAGGAGGTCTCGCCCGGTGAGGAAGTCGACGTCGTCTACGCCCGCCGACTCGACGAGGGAGCGAACCTCGAGAGCCTCCTGCTCGGTTTGGCGGAGCTACGCGACCGAGACTGGTCGACGACCGTCATCGGCGACGGGCCGGAGCGGGAGGCCTACGAACGCCTCGCGAGCGATCTCCGGATCGATGACCGGATCACCTTCGCCGGCGAGTGCTCACTCGAGGATCGACTCGCGGCCTATCGCGGTGCTCACGTCTTCGCGCAGACGGCAGAACACTGCGTGTTCCCGACGGAGATGTGTTGGGCGCTGGCTTCGGGGTGTGTCGGCATCGTCGAGTACCACGCGAACTCGAGCGCCCACGAACTCGTCGAGGGCTGGGACCGCGGCTTTCGGACTACGAGCGAGGAGGAACTGGCCGACGCGATTCTCGAAGCCGGCGACCTCGAGTACCGCGACTTCGACGACCGATTTGGAGAGTACGACGAGTCGGTGATCGCAGGTCGCTACCTCGAGCAGTACCGGACGCTGCGGGACGAACAGGGTCTATTGTAGGTAGGTTCCGCTCTGTTGAACCCTGACAGAAGAGACGTGTTGACTGCTGAATAGAGCGGTGTCGTGCAGCGCAGCAATAGAGTTTGCTCGGCAGCCAGTCGACTGAATTAGTCGTTCAGAAGCGGTGCGTATTAACCGCTATTCTGTCAGTTGCCCCACATAATACACTATATAAAATAATACATTCAATATATTTTATAAAATTGTAATAGCATTGGGTGGCTTCTTGAACGTGTGAACAGGAGGCAATATCTCACTACAACTGCAGTGGTTGCTAGTGTTTCTTTTAGCGGGTGTTCGACACTCGAAGAGGAGGTTTCTCTCGAAAGTCCAATCGAAGAGCGTGACTCTGCGTGGATCCATTTCGAGCATAAATACAATGATGAGGGAATCGCACGGGTTTCTTTCATTGAGCGGTCAGATACGCCGTCGGCTTACCGACTTCAAACGACGATCTCACAACCGACTGAAACCAGTATTGATCGCACTCGATTTCGGTTTAGATCGGAATCTGAAGACGAAAACACTCACGATCTGTTCATTCAACCAATTCATGATAGCCTTTACGACGAGTTCGATACCTATCGAGAAGACGGCTGGATAGTCGTCGAAGTTCACAACCATGGCGAAGGGACGGTAAGCTACGAGGTACTGGTTCATCAGACAACAGAGAACAGTGAAATCGGTTTACTTACAGTCAATTACGAAATTGAACTCTCCGAACAAGAGTTTCTTGACACCATCTTCACTGCTCGGAATCGAACGACACTAGCGTTCGAATAGCAGTGGATAGTAGCGTAATCTCTTTATTCGGTATTATGTCTGAAAGTGAGACAGTCATTTCGGTAACTACACCCGCGAACCTAATGCGCGTACTTCAATCGGCTAAGAGAGATGTCGAGAGAGCCGTTGCTGAATAGACAGTGTGAATACAACACCGGAGGCATCATCGATACTTACACCTTCGACACTGAGGGCTATTCCACTGAGCAGGATGCATCCGAAGATGTATCGATACCGAGCACTGCGTTTCCGCCGCAGTGACCCGTCACGGAATTCGACAGTAGACCGAGTCCCGCGATACCCGTGATAGCCCCAATCACGTACCGTCGATCAAGTACTGCACCAACCGACATTGACAGCAACCAGATTCCACTCACACCGCGAATAACCCGGTCAGCCTGCGACATGTTTTGTTCCATTGGCGATCACGTTGGTGATTTCGCATGAGCTGGGGTATCATTCGCTCCACTCGCGTATCGCTCCGCGAGCCGCTCCTCCCACGTGACTGTCCCAATCTTTTGCTCGGGGCACGTCGCACGGCCAGTCCGAAACGCCGCCATCGTTTTGCCGGGAATGGGAACTCTGATGATCGGACGTCGTAGGCCACGCGTATTACGGTAGACCTGTGCAAGCTCGCCAATTGAAAGGATGTTGGGTCCACCAATTGGGTCAGTTCGACCACTCGCTGTCAGCATCGCATAATCCACTATAACATCCGCGACCTCGCCGACATCGATAGGCTGAATCTGCACGTTCGTCGGAAGGGGCCACAGCGGAAGCTTCGCCACCGAATCCAACAGTTCCGCAATGAACGTGTGGAACTGCGTCGCACGGACGATAGTCGTCGGTATATCGCTTTCCTCGACTTCTATCTCACCAGAGACTTTTTGTTCATAATAGGGGAAGGGAATCTCGTCGATACCGACGATGGACGGATAGAGGAAGTTCTCTACGCCTGCCGTCTCAGCCACCTCGAGAAGTCGTTTCGTTCCCTCTACATCAACCGCCGCTGTGTCGCCCTGCGGGGCCGTCGCCGTGTGGATGACAACGTCGGTGTTTTCAAGTGCCGACTCGAGGCCCGTGCCATCGGTCAAATCGAGCTCCACCCAGTTGAGGTTCCCTTCAGGTTCTTGAGGGGGCGAACGGCTCGCCGCTCGGACAGTGTGACCCGCCGCCGTGAGCCGCGGTCGAAGGGCTGTCCCAAGCGTACCTGTCGCGCCTGTCACCAGCGTTCGGATCATAGATGACGATTGGCTATACCGATCTGAGTAACTATTGCCGAGTGTACTCGGGTAGTTTAATTGATCGATCACGTATCATCACCCATGAAACACGTCCGGGTGCGCATTACGGCCCATGGACAAGCAGGTGATATCCACCCGATGTACGGTGTACTGACTGAGACATCGTTCGTTGAGCGAGCGACGGCAGTACAGTGGAATTATACCGGAGACGCACTCGGCATCCTCCATTACGTTATTGGCGACGCCGAGGCACTCGAAAAAGCGATGCAAAAGGTTCCGGAGGTCGTCGGCTACGACATGGAACGTATCGACGGGCGATCATGCTACGTGTACGTCCGAGACGCGACGACTGATTCGCTCCGAGAGATGTTCGATCCTCTGACCTCCGGTGGCCTTATTGCCGTCCCCCCTATCGAATACGAATCTGATGGAACGGTGGTTTTCTCACTGTTCGGTCCTGACGACGAGATACAAGATGCAATCGAAGGCTTCTCTGTTCCGGTTGACGTGACTATCGAAGAGGTGGGCAATCTCACTAGCACGGCTGCTACTATTGAGGCCACCTTCACCGACCGACAGCGTGAAGTTGCCAAAACGGCAGTACAACTGGGTTACTACGACATCCCTCGGAGCGCCGGTCAGGAAGACATTGCCGCGGAATTGGACTGTGCGCCAAGTACCATTGCTGAACACCTGCGGAAAGTTGAAGCCCGGATACTCCGAGCGCAGTTCGCCTAAGGCAGAATATTTTCCAGATGCGATGTCCCTCGTTATACTGCCGAGTGAGAAGGGCGTGTGGCTGCACCGTGCTTGTTTCGGTATTACCCGCGTGAGGGCAATCTGGCGTACAAGATATAACCGCTGTATTCACCAGAACCACTGAAACATGTCTTCTGATGGGAGTTTCAACGAGGAAGTATGTTTCTCAGTCTGGATCGACACACAGGCCAGTAGAGCACGAAAAGCGACACAACCGGAAAACACAGGAGTACTGCTCATTCTGCTGTCGCGGCGAGTCCCGCTCGTCCTAACATCGCATCACCCACTCCTTACACTGGCAACAGGAATTTCCACGTCCTCCCCAACCGATTGCGGTCCTCGCTCCTGTCGTCGCTGCGGTCCGCATCCCTCGCACGGCTTCGTGGTGCGGTTCGCGTCTGCTCACCACACCACAGCGTGCGCCACCGCGCGTGGTTCGGTCGACGGGAGAATCGAGAACCTGGAAAACGAGAACGGAGAGCCATGAGAACGTCGAGAAATGAGAAGGAAAATTCGAGTTGCGCCGAGGTGACTCGAGTTACAGGTCGAACTTCGAGGCGGCGGTTTCCATATCCTTGTCGCCGCGTCCGGAGAGATTGACGAGGATGGTGTCGTGCTCGCCGGCTTCGGCGAGGTGGATCGCGCGGGCGATGGCGTGACTGGACTCGAGAGCGGGGACGATTCCTTCCGTGGCGCTCAGTTCGCGAAAGGCCGCGAGGGCTTCTTCGTCGGTGATTCCGGTGTACTCACAGCGGCCGACGGCCCGGTACATGGCGTGTTCCGGGCCGACGCCGGGGTAGTCGAGACCGGCCGAAACGGAGTGGACGTCGACGTCCTCGCCGATGACTCGAGTCTTCATGCCGTGGATGACGTCGTCGGATCCCGACGCCAGCGGCGCTGCGTGGCGACTCGAGTCCGCGCCCTCGCCGCCGCCTTCGGCACCGTAGAAGTCGACGTCGTCGTCTCGAAAGGCGTGGAAGAGGCCGATGGCGTTCGAGCCGCCGCCGACGCAGGCGACTGCGGCGTCGGGCAGGTCGCCCGTCCGCTCGCGAATCTGCTCGCGGGCTTCACGGCCGATGACGGACTGGAAGTCCCGGACCATCCGCGGGAACGGGTCGGGACCGACGACGCTGCCCACGAGGTAGTGTGTGTCGTCGACGTTTTCGGCGAAATCCTCGAGTGCGGCGTCGACGGCGTCTGCGAGGCCCTCCTCGCCGCGCGTGACCTCGTTGACCTCGGCACCCATGAGCCGCATTCGGAAGACGTTCATCTCCTGGCGGGCGATGTCTTTCGCGCCCATGTAGATCTCCGTCTCGAGGTCGAGTAGCGCGCCGACCATGGCCGTCGCGGTGCCGTGTTGGCCGGCTCCCGTCTCGGCGATCAGTCGCTCGCGTCCGGCGCGTTTGGCCAACAGTGCCTGGCCGAGCACGTTGTTGATCTTGTGCGCGCCGCCGTGGAGCAGGTCCTCTCGTTTGAGGTAGATCTCGGCACCGTAGCGGTCGCTCAGGTTACGGGCGTAGTAAAGCGGCGTCGGCCGGCCGGCGAACTCCTCGAGGAGGTCGCGCAGTTCGGTCTGGAACGCCTCGCTCTCGGCGACGTCGTCGTAGGCCGTCGCGAGTTGCTCGAGTGGCTCGAGAAGCGGGTCGGGGACGTGACGGCCGCCGTAGCCGTCGAAGACACCATCGGACATACTGGTGGAGTAAAGCCGTGGCCGGAACTATATTCTGTCGATGCCACGCCGATTCGGGCTACCGCGCCTATTCGATCGGTAGAGAGCGGGCTTCTGGGAGGTAAAGACCGTCGAATCGGAAAGGAAATGAACTGAGTCAGGAAGGATAGCGAGAGCGGTCGACTGCGGGACTACTCGGCCGTTGGAGTGTCTACTTTCGTGTTCGAGTTGGTCTCGTCTTCGGAATCGTCGTACTCGACTGCCGTGTGACCCTTGACGAACTCCTTGGTCCGCTCGTTCTGTGGGTTCTCGAAGAACGATCGCGTGTCGTTCGCCTCGATGAGGTCGCCGAGGTAGAGGAAGACGACGTCATCGGCGAGGCGTTTCGCCTGATCCATACTGTGGGTGACCATGATGATCGTGTACTCCTCTTTGAGGTCGGCGAGCGTCTCCTCGACGGTTTCGGCCGAGACGGGATCGAGTGCCGACGTGACCTCGTCACAGAGCAACACCTCCGGCTCGACGGCCAGCGAACGGGCGAGACAGAGTCGCTGAATCTGGCCAGTCGATAGCTCCGCGCCGGGAGTGCTCAGCCGGTCTTTTACCTCGTCCCAGAGGTTCACTTTCCGCAGGTAGCTCTCGACGATGTCGTCGAGTTCGTCT is a window of Natronorubrum sediminis DNA encoding:
- a CDS encoding ATP-binding cassette domain-containing protein; the protein is MTERESTGNSADLTEASSSAETGPANTSRNQSSARAREDRPRNRSAGEKADGTFDSEPTVESVPLAIETSGLRKHFGETKAVDGIDLSVPAGRIYGLLGPNGAGKTTTIRMLATLLRPDAGSARVLGHDVVSDADSVRSRVSLTGQFASVDEDLTGNENLLLLARLLGYSRSRAKERTAELIDAFGLTEAATRQVKTYSGGMRRRLDIAASIVVTPDLLFLDEPTTGLDPRNRNQVWDIIRALVNNGTTVLLTTQYLDEADYLADRIAVIDAGKIIAEGTPSELKSSVGSGVLNVRLRDSERRADAKRLLADVLETPIELESDPAALSARISDAENAANAFAVLSRSGIEVTDFALGQPSLDEVFLALTNRPATGESTDGGNSR
- a CDS encoding ABC transporter permease yields the protein MTTSSEPDEADVEMLRSAVATGERPDGPNAVSSSLTFGWRALLKIKHVPEQLFDVTVFPIMFLLMFTYLFGGALAGSTGAYLQDLLPGILAMTVVFITIYTGVTLNNDIDKGVFDRFRTLPIWQPSVIVGALLGDAVRYTIASTLVIVLGLVLGFRPEGGVVGVLAAVTLLLVFSFSLSWIWTALGFVMRSPESLMGVSMMILFPLTFVSNVFVDPETMPGWLEAFVEINPVSHLVTAMRGLMHGTATAGEIGIVLAMSVVLVVVFGPITMYLFRTST
- a CDS encoding NAD(P)-dependent oxidoreductase; amino-acid sequence: MSSLGFIGLGSMGGPMAKNLVSAGHDLTAYDLDDDALEAIADAGATAATSTADAVEGAEVVFLSLPGPDNVDAVVEEIEADLEEGTILVDLTTSTPGTTEAIEDRLSDRDIDVLGAPVSGGSSGANAGTLSIIVGGDEAVFEACEPLFEVIGSDIFHVGDGVGHGHAVKLLNNYLSNIALLATSEAVILGDAAGLDRQTLVDVFSVSSGRNSANQDKIPNYVLTGEYDMGFKIGLMEKDMRLLSEFAGEQQVPMLLGHLTRDLAGYAKTKKGFDSDMTRVYDFLEEFMLE
- a CDS encoding S9 family peptidase yields the protein MGSYEIERYLNIRSAYGASFSPDGECLSFLMNTTGTGQLWTLEEPRAWPEQRTFYDERVTFASWSPERPEVVFGMDEGGNERAQLFKLDADTGEITNLTAKPDAKHRWGGWSHDGERFAFASNRRDESVFDIYVQDRTETGDEATLVYEGDGWLSLSGWSPDDSRLLVSQAYSNFDQDLYVLDLEAEEPELEHLTPHEGNVRYQSASWAPDGTGLYLVTDEGDADTLYLAYLDLERESGSDSKTGGLETVVEGGEWNVDGIALDDETGRFVYSRNVEGYTELTVGEFDANDPTAFETFPEPDLLGGIAGGVSFDPDAERFALSTSGDTVNTNVFVVDIETGETERWTDAPTAGIPRETFDASDLVHVESFDGLEVPGFLTLPDDREEGTTPVIVDIHGGPESQRRPSFSSVKQYFLDRGYAYFEPNVRGSAGYGAEYAALDDVEKRMDSVADIEACVEWLQDHPAVDSDRIVAKGGSYGGFMVLASLTEYPDLWAAGIDVVGIANFVTFLENTGDWRRELREAEYGSLAEDREFLEKISPINNVEHIDSPLFVLHGENDPRVPVGEAEQIAEQAAEQGVPVRTLIFDDEGHGFSKLENRIEAYTEIVDFLDEHV
- a CDS encoding glycosyltransferase family 4 protein; the protein is MQIAFVSIETVHHHDTETNQRCQTVLEVLRDHGHDVHCFCARFWDDESPSLERDDVTYHAVTDDVESRRSFCLRLPFDLAAASPDVVHASARPPTTVLAAAGGATLARTPLLVEWYGDDGVDDEQWTRRATKRGDRLITPSELVATWVRERGGDGDCVETIPNPIDIDRIQEVSPGEEVDVVYARRLDEGANLESLLLGLAELRDRDWSTTVIGDGPEREAYERLASDLRIDDRITFAGECSLEDRLAAYRGAHVFAQTAEHCVFPTEMCWALASGCVGIVEYHANSSAHELVEGWDRGFRTTSEEELADAILEAGDLEYRDFDDRFGEYDESVIAGRYLEQYRTLRDEQGLL
- a CDS encoding YgaP family membrane protein, with amino-acid sequence MEQNMSQADRVIRGVSGIWLLSMSVGAVLDRRYVIGAITGIAGLGLLSNSVTGHCGGNAVLGIDTSSDASCSVE
- a CDS encoding SDR family oxidoreductase is translated as MIRTLVTGATGTLGTALRPRLTAAGHTVRAASRSPPQEPEGNLNWVELDLTDGTGLESALENTDVVIHTATAPQGDTAAVDVEGTKRLLEVAETAGVENFLYPSIVGIDEIPFPYYEQKVSGEIEVEESDIPTTIVRATQFHTFIAELLDSVAKLPLWPLPTNVQIQPIDVGEVADVIVDYAMLTASGRTDPIGGPNILSIGELAQVYRNTRGLRRPIIRVPIPGKTMAAFRTGRATCPEQKIGTVTWEERLAERYASGANDTPAHAKSPT
- a CDS encoding helix-turn-helix domain-containing protein, producing MKHVRVRITAHGQAGDIHPMYGVLTETSFVERATAVQWNYTGDALGILHYVIGDAEALEKAMQKVPEVVGYDMERIDGRSCYVYVRDATTDSLREMFDPLTSGGLIAVPPIEYESDGTVVFSLFGPDDEIQDAIEGFSVPVDVTIEEVGNLTSTAATIEATFTDRQREVAKTAVQLGYYDIPRSAGQEDIAAELDCAPSTIAEHLRKVEARILRAQFA